The following DNA comes from Acidimicrobiia bacterium.
TCGGCCGAGTTCTTCGAGAAGGATGGCCACCTCGACCGCACCGCCTCCAGAGCCTCCGTATTCCTCGGGAATGTTGATCCCGACCCACCCTTGAGCGGCGAGCTTGTCGTACAAGTCCCGGGGAGGACGACGTTCACGATCGCACTCCCGCACATACTCGCGAGAGATTTCCCGTTGACAGAAATCGCGGACGGTGGTCCGAAACATCTCTTGCTCGGGACTCAGTTTGGTCTCCATTTTCGACCTCCTCGTTGACAGCTCTGAAGTACCAGCATATTGTCGGATCATTCAGCGCGCCAGTGTCTTACAGAGTGAGACGCGAAAGGATGAGGACATGGAACCTTTGCGATCGATGATATTCACTCCCGGCCACCGCCGGGACCTCATTGAGAAGGCCATTCGGTCGGGAGCCGACGCAGTGATCGTGGACCTTGAAGATGCGGTCGCCATGGATGAAAAGGCCGGCGCTCGAGATGCCCTCGCCGCCTTGCCAGCCTCTCCCGTTCCGCTCTACGTCCGGACGAACGGTCCAGAAACTGAAATGTTCTGGGACGATGTCGTGGCCGCCGGAGCGGCGGGTGTGGCCGGCTTGGTTATCCCGAAAGCCGAACATGCCAGCCTCATCCGCGAGGTCGACGGGGCGCTGCGGGCTTTGGAGATGACCAACGGGCATGCGCCCGGCACGGTCGGGGTCATGCCGTTGATCGAGAGTGGGCTCGGCGCTCGCAATACATACGACATGATGCTCGCCAGCGAGCGAGTCGAATCGGTTTTGTACGGCGGGGGCGAGCAGGGCGACCTGGTGGCAGACCTCGGCGTTGAATGGACGCCCGAAGGAACGGGTCTCATGTTCAGCCGGGCGAAGGTGCTTATGGATGCTCGGGCGGCCGGGATCCAGAATCCCCTGGAGGCGGTCTTCATGGACTTCAGGAATCTGGATGCGCTGCGGGTTGAATGCGAGCTGGCCCGGACTCTCGGGTACGTCGGCAAGGTGGCGATCCACCCGGCCCAGGTGGCCGTGATCAACGACGTCTTCACCCCCACCGCTGAACAGGTGGCCCACCATCGCCGCATCATCGAAGAATTCGACAAAGCGCTGGAGGCGGGCTCCGCCTCCATCGCGGTCGACGGAAAAATGGTCGATTACGCCGTGGCCCGGGTGGCCAGAGCGGTGTTGGCGCGTGCAGAGTTGGCGGACCGAGCGGCCGCCCGCCAGGAGGGACAGGTATGAGTCGAAGCAGGTATATCGAGGGCGGCGTCGGAATCGCGGTTATTGGGGCCGGGTCGATTGGCACGTTGCGCGCCCAGATCGCCCATCGGCATCCGTCGGTCGATTTCATCGGCGTCTGCGATATCGTCGAGGAGAAGGCAGCCACCCTTGCCGCAGCTTGTGGGGCCGACGAATACAGCACTGATCCGCTTGAGGTCATCCGGCGCGACGAAGTCGACTGCGTGGTGATTGCCTCCACCGAGGATGCTCACTTCGAGCCGGCGATGGCAGCCATTCAGGCCGGCAAGCATCTCCTCATCGAGAAGCCGTTCACCATTCTTCCCAGTGAAGCCGAAAAGCTCCTGGCCGCTGCGGAGGAATATGGAGTGATGGTGTACACCGGCTTCACCCAACGCTTTCGTCGCCGCTACCTGGCCATCAAAGAGCATGTCAACCGGGGTTACATCGGCCAGGTCACGAGCGCCAAGTCGACCATCTACCTGACCCAGGCCGTAGCCAGGTCGGTGATTTCGCGGGCTAATTCGACGACGCCTTCGATCAACACCATGACCTATCTGTTCGACTTGCTCATGTGGTACATGGACGGCGAAAAGCCCATCTCGGCCTACGCGGCCGGATCGAAGGGCGCCATGAACGAGGAGTTCGGATCACTTGATTCGACGTGGTGTGTTCTCAAGTTCGCCAGCGGAGCGGTCGCCAACCTCGGGGTCAGTTGGGAGCTACCGGTCTTCTGGCCTGCCAACGTTGCCACCATGGACTTTGAGTTGTTCGGGCGAGAAGGCACGATCAGCGTCAAGGACGACCACCGGGACGTGATGATGGCGTCGAACAAGCCCGTTCCGGCTCCGTACACCCCCGACATCGAGATGAATGTGGCGCTGCTTGGCTCATACATGCCGGGCGATTGGGCACTGGGTGAGCACTTCGGAGCAATGCAAGAAGAGACGCATGCGTTCATCAACAGCGTCGGCCAGCATCGAGCAGATCCGATTCTGGCCAGCGGACGCCAGGGCTTCGATGTGCTGGTTGTGTCGCGGGCGGTTGACGAATCCGCTCGCACCGGCGAGGTCGTTCCGATCGTCTGGGCTGACTGAGATGCCGGGGATGCTCGACGGAATCATGATCCTGGAGTTGGGTCAGGTCATCGCCGGAAATTTCGCCGGGGTGATCCTGGCCGATCTGGGCGCCGAGATCATCAAGATCGAGCCACAGTGGGGCGACACGGCCCGTAATGCGAAGATCGCCCCCCTCGGTGACGAAAGTGCCATTCACCTGTTTATGAACCGGGGTAAGAAGAGCGTTGTCATGGACATGAAGAGTGAGCGGGGCCGTCAGATCTTCTACGACCTGGTCAAGCAGGCCGACGTGGTGATTGACAATTTCCGACCCGGGGTTATGGCCCGGCTGGGAATCGACCATGACACGCTCAAGCAACTCAACGAGGACATCATCACCGTTTCCGTGACGGGGTTTGGTGAGACCGGCCCCCTCAAGGACAAAGCTGCCTTTGATCTGGTCGTCCAGGCGTATTCGGGGCATATGGATATCACCGGTGACCCGGATGGCCCGCCGGCTCGGATGGGTGCGCCGATGGCCGATATCTCCGGCGGCATCTATGCGTGCATCTCGATCCTGGCTGCGCTGGTGGGGCGGGAACGGAACGGAACCGGGCAGCACGTCGACGTGGCGATGCTTGACAGCCTGATCCACCTGCTTTCGTACGATGCGCTTGACCATCTGACGACCGGCAAGGAGGTCGGTCGCCACGGAAGCGCCCATGCCCACATGGTCCCCTGGCAGGCGTTCGCCACACTGGATGGGTACGTGGTGGTGGCGGCTCGCGACGAGAAATTCTGGATCAACCTTTGTGATGCCATTGACCGGCCCGACCTCAAGACCGACCCCCGGACGGCCGACAATGCCGCCCGGGTCGCCAACCGGGCCGAAGTTGTCCCAATCCTCGACGCAGTGTTTCGCACGAAAACCAAGGCGGAATGGATAGAGATTCTTGATCGCTACGACATTCCATCGGCGCCCGTCAACAGCCTGGGCGATGTCTTCTCCGACGAACACGTTCGGAGTCGCGGCATGGTGCAGATCTACGAGCATCCCACGCTCGGGCCGATCAGTTTTTCTCCGAGTCCGATGAAGTTCAGCGACTGGACATTTCCGAATGAATCAGCGCCCATGTTGGGCGAGCAAACGTTCGAAGTACTCAAAGAGCGGCTCGGGTATGCCGACGCCGATCTGGAGACCCTGGAGGCCGACGGAGTCGTGGTCAACTGGACGAGCGGGATGTAGGTCACTTGCCAATTTCCCGGCCATACCGCACGCTGGCGGCGGGAACATTATCAATTTCGCTTGGCGCCCTGCCGGTGTTCTTGTTGGGGGCGATGGCCGTCCTCATCAGGGAAGAACTTCACTTTGGTGAGGTGGCCCTCGGGGCGATCGCATCTGCGTATTACGCCTCCTCGGCCGCCCTTTCGATCCCGGGCGGAGCGATCGCCGAGCGTCTGGGGGGAAGGCGGGGGATGGCTCTGGCGGCCGCTATCACGTTGGGTTCGATGCTCGGCGTGGCCGCCTCGCGGTCGGTCTGGATGATCGGCTTGTTCATGGTGACCGCCGGGGTGGCCAACGGGATCGCTCTTCCCGCCTCCAACCTGGCTCTGGCGAGAGGGATCCCGGTCCGGAGACAGGGCGTGGCTTTCGGGCTCAAGCAGTCTTCCGGTCCCATCGCCACCTTGCTGGCCGGGGCGGCTCTTCCGCTCATCGGGCTAACAGTCGGATGGCGGCCGTCGTTTGTTATTGCCGGCTTGGCCGCTTT
Coding sequences within:
- a CDS encoding acyl-CoA dehydrogenase family protein; amino-acid sequence: METKLSPEQEMFRTTVRDFCQREISREYVRECDRERRPPRDLYDKLAAQGWVGINIPEEYGGSGGGAVEVAILLEELGR
- a CDS encoding CoA ester lyase, with product MEPLRSMIFTPGHRRDLIEKAIRSGADAVIVDLEDAVAMDEKAGARDALAALPASPVPLYVRTNGPETEMFWDDVVAAGAAGVAGLVIPKAEHASLIREVDGALRALEMTNGHAPGTVGVMPLIESGLGARNTYDMMLASERVESVLYGGGEQGDLVADLGVEWTPEGTGLMFSRAKVLMDARAAGIQNPLEAVFMDFRNLDALRVECELARTLGYVGKVAIHPAQVAVINDVFTPTAEQVAHHRRIIEEFDKALEAGSASIAVDGKMVDYAVARVARAVLARAELADRAAARQEGQV
- a CDS encoding Gfo/Idh/MocA family oxidoreductase, which gives rise to MSRSRYIEGGVGIAVIGAGSIGTLRAQIAHRHPSVDFIGVCDIVEEKAATLAAACGADEYSTDPLEVIRRDEVDCVVIASTEDAHFEPAMAAIQAGKHLLIEKPFTILPSEAEKLLAAAEEYGVMVYTGFTQRFRRRYLAIKEHVNRGYIGQVTSAKSTIYLTQAVARSVISRANSTTPSINTMTYLFDLLMWYMDGEKPISAYAAGSKGAMNEEFGSLDSTWCVLKFASGAVANLGVSWELPVFWPANVATMDFELFGREGTISVKDDHRDVMMASNKPVPAPYTPDIEMNVALLGSYMPGDWALGEHFGAMQEETHAFINSVGQHRADPILASGRQGFDVLVVSRAVDESARTGEVVPIVWAD
- a CDS encoding CoA transferase — its product is MPGMLDGIMILELGQVIAGNFAGVILADLGAEIIKIEPQWGDTARNAKIAPLGDESAIHLFMNRGKKSVVMDMKSERGRQIFYDLVKQADVVIDNFRPGVMARLGIDHDTLKQLNEDIITVSVTGFGETGPLKDKAAFDLVVQAYSGHMDITGDPDGPPARMGAPMADISGGIYACISILAALVGRERNGTGQHVDVAMLDSLIHLLSYDALDHLTTGKEVGRHGSAHAHMVPWQAFATLDGYVVVAARDEKFWINLCDAIDRPDLKTDPRTADNAARVANRAEVVPILDAVFRTKTKAEWIEILDRYDIPSAPVNSLGDVFSDEHVRSRGMVQIYEHPTLGPISFSPSPMKFSDWTFPNESAPMLGEQTFEVLKERLGYADADLETLEADGVVVNWTSGM